The Ranitomeya imitator isolate aRanImi1 chromosome 6, aRanImi1.pri, whole genome shotgun sequence genome window below encodes:
- the LOC138643316 gene encoding microtubule-associated serine/threonine-protein kinase 3-like encodes MSDFTQIKEISSGSYGVVHLVRHKDTNKVYAMKKQARRNLDHPSYLERAYLERDIAIFSDCPFVVSTLCSFPTETHLCMVMDFEAGGDCSSLIKLYGRLPLDLARMYIAETVLAVEYLHSYGVVHRDLKPENLLVSSTGHIKVTDFGLSKLGLMRPTSDIYKARTKEITREFSDYKTIGTLSYVAPEVLLLEGYGRPIDWWAIGIILYKFLTGHVPFKGRCTKDIFYRIVTDDITLKFKNFALHPDAENIITQLLRKNPRRRLGTGGANEIKSHPFLSKLDFENLQNQKPQFRPNLNSEEDTHYFHTGNRRLKPMHSHKGEVIGWKESLNDVLSSQRLSKIFATNTRMMSNEDHEPSPVSSLETSTKLSDVQKESSPSTNDGDSEYFTAKNNKTPSPILSVEKKNTSELKLGEEQDPEIVAETQPSRCKCDNEVYVV; translated from the exons ATGAGCGACTTTACCCAGATCAAAGAGATCAGCAGTGGATCTTATGG GGTCGTCCACTTAGTGCGTCATAAAGACACAAACAAGGTATACGCCATGAAGAAACAAGCCAGGAGAAACCTGGATCATCCATCCTATCTTGAAAGGGCCTATCTGGAAAGGGATATCGCAATATTCTCtgattgtccctttgtggtctccacGCTTTGTtccttcccaactgaaacacatctgTGTATGGTCATGGACTTTGAAGCAG GAGGAGACTGTAGCAGTCTCATAAAGTTATATGGTCGTTTACCCCTTGACTTGGCCCGCATGTACATTGCGGAAACGGTTCTTGCTGTGGAATATCTGCACAGCTATGGTGTGGTTCACCGAGACTTGAAGCCTGAGAA CCTCCTGGTATCATCAACTGGACACATCAAAGTCACCGATTTTGGGCTTTCAAAACTCGGACTCATGAGACCAACATCAGACATTTACAAGGCTCGAACTAAAGAAATCACCAGAGAGTTCAGTGATTATAAG ACGATTGGCACCTTGTCTTATGTAGCCCCAGAAGTCCTCTTACTGGAGGGCTATGGAAGGCCTATTGACTGGTGGGCAATAGGGATCATCTTATATAAATTTCTTACCGGCCATGTGCCATTTAAAGGAAGATGTACAAAAGATATTTTCTACAGAATCGTCACgg atgacatcactttgAAATTTAAAAATTTTGCTCTTCATCCCGATGCTGAAAACATCATAACTCAGCTGCTCAGGAAAAATCCAAGACGTAGACTCGGGACAG GAGGAGCAAATGAAATCAAGAGTCATCCATTCCTGAGTAAGTTAGATTTTGAGAACCTTCAAAATCAGAAGCCGCAGTTTAGGCCAAATCTTAACTCAGAGGAGGACACTCACTACTTTCACA CTGGCAATAGGAGACTCAAACCTATGCATTCACATAAGGGTGAAGTCATTGGTTGGAAAGAAAGCCTAAACGATGTATTATCTTCTCAAAGACTTTCTAAG ATATTTGCCACCAATACCAGGATGATGAGCAATGAAGATCATGAGCCATCTCCAGTTTCTTCTCTAGAGACCAGCACAAAACTCTCAGACGT gcagaaagaatcttcTCCTTCTACAAATGATGGTGATAGTGAGTATTTCACTGCTAAAAACAACAAGACACCATCTCCCATATTGTCAG